A genomic stretch from Candidatus Methylomirabilis sp. includes:
- the senB gene encoding selenoneine biosynthesis selenosugar synthase SenB: MTICIITPAPAGSRKGNRVTALRWAGILRELGHRVVIAQEYDGRRCDVMVGLHARRSFPSMERFRRQYPASPLILALTGTDLYEEIRTSDRARQSLELASRLIVLQPLGVAELPAHLRDKARVIHQSAKRSPGRVSRAKNLFEVCVLAHLRPVKDPLRAASAARLLPSSSRIRVTHLGAALGEQMGKRARAETASNPRYRWLGELPRWKALRILARCRLLVLSSELEGGANAISEAIAASVPVLSSRIPGSIGILGPEYPGYFPVGDTQALAALLTRAETDATFYRTLREWCERLIPLVDPARERQGWQSLLRELHAGPRNAAGNSTPHQRFTLVASEAEIQMADFAREVEAGLRAHPKRLPCRYFYDREGSRLFEAICELPEYYLTRTETDILQARAAEIVSHLPKDTTLVELGGGSAAKTRLLIEAFLRRDGALRYVPIDISRAMLEETSMRLVEGYPGLEITAIAGEYHDGLRQLKVEADRPKLILWLGSNVGNFERPEAEGFVRCVRETMSPWDRLLVGIDLRKDRVVLQRAY; the protein is encoded by the coding sequence ATGACCATTTGCATTATCACCCCCGCGCCGGCAGGTTCCCGGAAGGGGAACCGGGTGACAGCGCTCCGGTGGGCCGGCATCCTGCGGGAACTCGGTCACCGCGTCGTCATCGCCCAGGAGTACGATGGTCGGCGTTGCGATGTGATGGTGGGCCTCCATGCGCGCCGGAGCTTTCCCTCCATGGAACGGTTCCGGCGTCAATACCCCGCCTCTCCCCTGATCCTGGCGCTGACGGGGACGGATCTCTACGAGGAGATCCGCACCAGCGATCGGGCGCGGCAATCCCTTGAGCTGGCCTCGCGCCTGATTGTCTTGCAGCCCTTGGGCGTCGCCGAGCTGCCGGCGCACCTCCGCGACAAGGCTCGGGTGATCCATCAGTCTGCGAAGAGATCCCCGGGCAGGGTTTCACGCGCGAAAAACCTCTTTGAGGTCTGTGTGCTTGCTCACCTCCGCCCCGTGAAGGACCCGCTCCGGGCCGCGAGTGCGGCGCGGTTGTTGCCCTCCTCCTCGCGGATCCGGGTGACCCATCTTGGGGCAGCCCTGGGCGAGCAGATGGGGAAACGGGCCCGTGCCGAGACGGCCTCCAATCCGCGCTATCGCTGGCTCGGGGAGCTTCCGCGATGGAAGGCGCTCCGGATCCTCGCCCGCTGCCGGCTCCTCGTGCTGAGCTCCGAGCTGGAGGGGGGTGCCAATGCGATCTCCGAGGCCATCGCTGCCTCGGTTCCCGTCCTCTCGTCTCGGATCCCCGGCTCGATAGGAATCCTGGGCCCAGAGTATCCGGGGTACTTTCCTGTGGGGGATACCCAGGCGCTGGCGGCGCTTCTGACACGCGCCGAGACAGACGCCACGTTCTACCGCACCCTGAGAGAATGGTGCGAGCGACTGATCCCTCTCGTGGATCCTGCCCGCGAGCGGCAGGGTTGGCAGAGTCTGCTGCGAGAGCTGCACGCGGGACCGAGGAATGCGGCGGGAAACTCGACACCGCACCAGCGCTTCACCCTGGTCGCGAGTGAGGCCGAGATCCAGATGGCTGATTTTGCTCGCGAAGTCGAAGCCGGGCTGCGGGCGCACCCCAAGCGCCTTCCGTGTCGCTACTTCTACGACCGCGAAGGGTCGCGGCTCTTCGAGGCGATCTGCGAGCTACCGGAATATTACCTCACCCGCACGGAGACGGACATTCTCCAGGCCCGAGCGGCGGAGATCGTCTCGCACTTGCCGAAGGACACCACGCTCGTCGAGCTGGGAGGCGGCAGCGCTGCAAAGACGCGCCTTCTCATCGAGGCCTTCCTCCGGCGGGACGGAGCCCTGCGCTACGTCCCTATAGACATCTCCCGCGCGATGCTGGAGGAAACGTCGATGAGATTGGTGGAGGGGTATCCCGGCCTGGAGATCACCGCCATTGCCGGCGAATACCACGACGGCCTCCGCCAACTCAAAGTGGAGGCGGATCGCCCGAAACTGATCCTTTGGCTGGGATCCAACGTGGGCAACTTCGAGCGACCGGAGGCGGAGGGATTCGTTCGGTGCGTGCGGGAGACGATGTCTCCCTGGGACCGCCTGCTCGTCGGCATTGACCTGCGGAAGGATCGCGTCGTCCTTCAAAGAGCCTACG
- the senA gene encoding selenoneine synthase SenA, with protein sequence MARSRKSLLTAAQLAEWVRDARERTFELVADLADDQLLGPRLAIVNPFLWEIGHVAWFQEKWVLRSVGRQEPIRKDGDALYDSAAIPHDTRWNLPLPSREETLSYMREVRDRVLEGLRRPEPEDQEIYFVLLSVFHEDMHTEAFTYTRQTLGYPPPRVSPAPGRAPAGRGGSLPGDADIPGGTFLLGATPEEPFVFDNEKWAHPVEVKPFALARAPVTQAEFAEFVGDAGYRRRELWSEDGWRWREGGSAGHPVYWQRVSDGGWLRRHFDTWVPLEPDRPVIHVNWYEAEAYCRWAGRRLPTEAEWEVAAAAEAGQESRGLSPRKRRFPWGDDPPRPERANLDWQAMGCLDVGFLPAGDSPFGCRQMIGNVWEWTSSDFHPYPGFVADPYKEYSAPWFGTRKVLRGGCWATRSRLLRTTWRNFYSPDRRDVWAGFRTCPVES encoded by the coding sequence ATGGCTCGATCAAGAAAATCTCTCCTGACGGCTGCCCAGCTCGCCGAGTGGGTCCGAGACGCCCGGGAGCGGACCTTCGAGCTGGTCGCTGATCTCGCCGACGATCAGCTTCTGGGTCCGCGCCTGGCCATCGTCAATCCCTTCCTCTGGGAGATCGGGCACGTGGCATGGTTCCAGGAGAAGTGGGTCCTGAGGTCTGTGGGCCGCCAAGAGCCGATTCGGAAGGACGGGGACGCCCTGTACGACTCTGCGGCAATCCCCCATGATACGCGGTGGAATCTGCCCTTGCCGTCGCGCGAGGAGACGCTATCGTATATGCGCGAAGTGCGGGACCGGGTCCTGGAAGGGCTGCGGCGGCCCGAGCCGGAGGATCAAGAGATCTATTTCGTCCTCCTGTCCGTCTTCCACGAGGACATGCACACCGAGGCATTTACCTACACCCGGCAGACCCTGGGGTATCCGCCGCCGCGCGTGTCCCCAGCCCCCGGGCGAGCGCCAGCCGGTCGCGGCGGGTCACTGCCAGGCGACGCCGATATCCCCGGCGGCACGTTTCTGCTGGGCGCCACGCCGGAGGAGCCGTTCGTATTCGACAATGAAAAGTGGGCGCACCCGGTCGAGGTGAAGCCCTTCGCCCTCGCACGTGCGCCCGTGACCCAGGCCGAGTTCGCAGAGTTCGTGGGGGATGCCGGGTATCGTCGACGCGAGCTGTGGAGTGAGGATGGCTGGCGCTGGCGTGAAGGAGGCAGCGCGGGGCATCCGGTCTACTGGCAGCGCGTATCCGACGGCGGCTGGCTGCGCCGGCATTTCGACACGTGGGTTCCACTGGAACCCGACCGTCCGGTCATCCACGTGAACTGGTACGAGGCGGAGGCCTACTGCCGCTGGGCAGGCCGCCGACTGCCCACCGAAGCCGAGTGGGAGGTCGCAGCCGCTGCGGAGGCTGGCCAGGAGAGCCGGGGCCTCTCCCCGCGGAAGCGGCGTTTCCCCTGGGGCGATGATCCTCCCCGCCCGGAGCGCGCCAATCTCGACTGGCAGGCGATGGGCTGCCTGGACGTGGGATTCCTTCCTGCCGGCGACAGCCCCTTCGGCTGCCGGCAGATGATCGGCAATGTGTGGGAGTGGACCAGCAGCGACTTTCACCCCTATCCGGGGTTCGTGGCGGATCCGTACAAGGAGTACTCCGCGCCGTGGTTCGGAACGCGGAAGGTCCTGCGCGGGGGCTGCTGGGCGACCCGTTCCCGCCTTCTGCGCACTACGTGGCGCAACTTCTATAGCCCGGATCGGCGGGACGTGTGGGCGGGATTTCGCACCTGCCCGGTTGAGTCATGA